The nucleotide window ATCTGTAGAGGAGAAGGTAGCAACATGGGTGAGGAGGACAACCTCTCCTGCTTTTTCAGTTTCTCCACCAATCCCACCCGTTACACTAGCATTTAATTCTTCTAGAAATCATTTCTGGTATCCTCAGGTTTATTATTATTGCAGGTAGTCTCACCGGCAGGGGCTCCACGTAGAGGATAAGGAAATGCAGGGACATGGAGAGGCAGATGGCTCCCAGCAGCCACACGTTCTCCCAGGGGGGCATACGCAGCAGGGACTGGTTCTCTGACACActgagggaaacagagagaacaacTGGGTTAAGTCACTGATTGAAAACCCATTTGGGAGCCATTTGTCCATCATTTGACCATGTGTACCAGATTAATCTCAAAACATTATGCTACTAGTGTCAAGCCTAAAGCAACAGTGGAGGAACTTCAAAGAGAGAGGTAACGCGAAAGATGTAGCGGCATAGTCTGACCTGTTGAGGGCGTTGCACATCTCGATGGTGACAAGCACAGACAGGGCCATGGTCATGGGGTAGGGGGACTCAAACAGCTCACACTTCAAACCATCAAACTCTGGGTTGTCAGGACCACACTGCAGGAAGTGGCTCTGTGGGCAGAGGAGAAAAACCAGCTCAGTAAGTCTATGcgtttgagcgtgtgtgtgtgcgttgtatTGGTATTGTTCTCCTACCAGTTGGTAAAAGGTGATCCTGGGTCCATCCTCAGCAGCGACGAACCACCAGGTAGCAGCACCGACTGTAGCCACACCCACATAGCCTGAAGAGGCAGAGCACAGGAGTCACACATGGCTATCTGGATACACACAACAGCCTAAACACTTGTTCAACTAAGCCATAGTTTTAAGCCATATTTCAATTTTGTCAAGGTTTTCTCCACAGAGGGCAAGTGAACTCACATCCGATGGCGAGGTATCTGAAAAAGAGCCATCCAGAGATGAGGGGCTCGCGGGCGTTGCGGGGGACCTTGTTCATGATGTCCAGGTCAGGAGGGTTGAAGCCCAGGGCAGTGGCCGGGAGGCCGTCCGTCACCAGGTTAACCCACAGCAGCTGGACAGGGATCAGAGCCTCGGGGAAGCCTAGAGCAGCCGTCAGGAAGATGCTGTAGGAATGGTAGAGTAACATTTACATGAGGAAGAAGGCTTGTTAACCCTGGAACTGACATCTATTTGTTGATTTTCTTACTGAGGGATGTGGGGTTGTGATAAATGACAAtcagtccctatatagtgcacaacgaTTGACCTCAGACCCTatcgggtcaaaagtagtgagctTTAACTggaaatagggagccatttgggacaaagccaTGATCCTTACCAGACGACCTCTCCCACGTTGGAGGAGATGAGATAACGGATGAACTGCTTCATGTTGTTGTAGATGGCCCTGCCCTCCTCCACAGCCGCCACGATGGTAGAGAAGTTGTCATCAGCCAGGACCATCTCAGAGGCTGACTTAGCTACAGCCGTGCCTGAACCCATGGCGATGCCAATCTCTGCCTTCTTCAAAGCAGGGGCGTCATTCACACCATCACCAGTCTGGTCATGGGGACAGGACAGGGCGTGGTTAGCCATCTACTTTTCTACAGGATCGCTTAAAGCTTTTAGACTAATCACATATGGGTTAGAGGTTACAAGACATGCTGAGGGCTCATTTTGAAAGCCGAACCACAAAGTGTAGTTTCAGCTCAACGCTGCACAGAAACTGATGTGGCAGGTCTCAGGAGGACCTCGTCTCACTCACCATGGCCGTGATCTCGTCCATGGACTGTAGGAACTCCACAATCTTGGACTTGTGGGATGGCTCCACACGGGCAAAGCAGCGTGCATTGACCACCGCGTCTCTCTGAGCAGCCGGCGACAAGTCGTCAAACTCGCGGCCGGTGAAGGCCATGGAGGAGACATCGTCTTTGTCACTGAAGATACCGATGCGGCGGCAGATGGCAATGGCTGTGCCTTTGTTGTCGCCTGTGATCATGATGACGCGGATGCCAGCCAGGCGGCACAGCTTGATGGAGGCGGCAACCTCCGCCCTGGGAGGGTCCAGCATGCCCACGCAACCCACGAACGTCAGGTCcatctggggagagagacagtcagaccagAGTCCTGGATTTGGATAACTCATCCGTATGATCGAAATATTTAGTTTTTGCAATATACACTTATTTCTGCAGCCTCATCATGTTACTTCTATACAGTAAAAGCCCAATTATTTAAGGTGTCTGAAAATACATAAGTTCTCTGAATAAATGCTCTGCTATTTCGGTCACTCTTACTGCATTATGACCCCCACTCCCTCACCTCGTATTCAATGAAGCGGTTTGAGTCTTCCAACACCATGTCCTCTTTGGCAATAGGGTTGTCCTTTGTGGCCAGGGCCAGGCAACGCAGTGTGTCACGCCCTGTCCCGTACTCCCTGATCACTGACAATACCTTGTCCTTGATGCCCGGGGTCAGGGGCACCTTGTTCCCGCCCACACGGATGTGAGTGCACCTGTCAAGCACTCCTTCTGGGGCTCCCtggagagtgagggacagagacaggaactcAAACCAGAGGAAATAAAACATTATCCTCTGCTCATttcctacatactgtacataactaCAAAATGACACCGGTTCTTAAAGTACACAAACACATGTATCAAAATACTATAATTTATCATAGTTATTATGAAGCGGCATCTAGAACCGtgtccaaaatgacaccctattcgctatatagtaacctactgggccctggtcaaaagtagtgcactatataaggcaTTTCTCCGGTGTCCATATGGTCCACAAGCTGAGAAATACTGTAAATGGCTGCTAATAATTACCTTAACAAACATCTTGCCAATGGAGGAGTGGGCCTTGTTGGGTGTGCAGTACACAGACATTGACTTCCTGTCTCTGGAGAACTCCAGGGTGAACTCCTTCTTCATCAGCTGCTTGATCACCTGTACCACACAGTGAagaaacacacaccaacacatccttaACAAGGAGTGGAACAACAACCTGTGGATGTCTGATGGAATTGGACCACACTCAGGCAtaagtcctaaatggcaccctattccctttatagtgcactacttttgaccatcagggcccatagggcccAGGTCaaacttagtgcactataaaaggtaATAGGTTGACATTTGGGACCAACACAGTTTTATAATAGTTTCACAGGAGAATCATGTTGGGGTTAAGAGAGTAGCTGACGGTGGCTTACAGAGTTGCAGGCATTCGCTCTCTCGATCTTGGACAGTCCCTTGACGTCAGTGTCAAACACGTTCATCTTCTCCACCAGGCAGGTGAGGGCAGTCTCTGTAGCCTCGCCAACCTTCTCATACACACCTTTTATCTGTGGAGaaaacacgcgcacacacacacacagatagtagCAATAAACGACTAAAAAACAGTTAACTTGTATATCCACAACATAATGGAGAAGACTACTGATATTCAAAATAATAAATGAACCACTGATAAAGGCTTATGTGACAGGCCTTTTCGACCAGCAGGAACATAACAGTGAAGGTTATAAAGGACATAAACCTCATTGTAATCCAGGGAGGAGTCGTTACATAAGGCACAGATGGAAGCCATCTCAACTAAGCCATCATACTGGGAGGACTTGACTGGTTTACCATCATGGTACCTGGAATAAAAGACAACAGCCATGAAAAAGGGGGAACAGTGAGCTCAGGTATGTTGTGGTGTATTGATAATGACTACACGTGTGTGTTTCattgtgtgtgcacgcgtgtgtgtTCGTTATGTATGTGGTCTCTACTCACACTTGTCCCTCAGGGGCGTATGTGGAGCCAGTGATTGTGAACTCCTTCAGGGAGCAGCTATCGCCTGCCGCCTGGTCAATAACGAACATCTAGAACACAAACGGGTAGAAAACGTGTCAGGTCACACACACAAATCTGTTTCGTTATGGATGCAAGGCGCTCGCACGCTAGGCTCGTTCAGTCGCCTGTGCCTCGCACGCTAGGCTCGTTCAGTCGCCTGTGCCTCGCACGCTAGGCTCGTTCAGTCGCCTGTGCCTCGCACGCTAGGCTCGTTCAGTCGCCTGTGCCTCGCACGCTAGGCTCGTTCAGTCGCCTGTGCCTCGCACGCTAGGCTCGTTCAGTCGCCTGTGCCTCGCACGCTAGGCTCGTTCAGTCGCCTGTGCCTCGCACGCTAGGCTCGTTCAGTCGCCTGTGCCTCGCACGCTAGGCGCTCAGTCGCCTGTGTCTCGCACGCTAGGCTCGTTCAGTCGCCTGTGCCTCGCACGCTAGGCTCGTTCAGTCGCCTGTGCCTCGCACGCTAGGCTCGTTCAGTCGCCTGTGCCTCGCACGCTAGGCTCGTTCAGTCGCCTGTGCCTCGCACGCTAGGCTCGTTCAGTCGCCTGTGCCTCGCACGCTAGGCTCGTTCAGTCGCCTGTGCCTCGCACGCTAGGCTCGTTCAGTCGCCTGTGCCTTACATACTTCCCTAAAATGCCTTTCATTAAAGAATCCTGTCCAGTATCAACTTGTGATAGAAAAATAACATACTGACCTGATTTATTTTATATTAATAGTGAACGATTATATATTTAACTAAAGTAAGACTGGTCTGCTAAGGCTGGGTTTTTAATGGTGTCCATTCTCGCTTCCTGCAGCTAGTCTGGGCGTCAAGGAAATGGGTTTTACTAGAGGGTGATAACTTTACAGCCACATACCATTCTATGATCAGTGGTGCACTGAGGAAGAAGTATTACATGGACAGGATGTGGGGTGGTTGTAACTGGGAAAGAGATGGACTGGACAAAGGGTTCAAGATTAATCCAAAGTGGCTTATGATGCTCTTTGAGCTGCCTGAGAGGGGTGGAACTAAGCATTCATAGTGTCCTATATTAGATGTGTTTCTCGTTGTTTGGGAGGCTATCAGCCTAACAATCAAGGCTGTTGGGCTGACGGTTTCATTATTACATTAATGAATcgatattaaataaagatgattgtttgaagaaatgacaaaGTCTATCTCTTTCCACGACACACTGCTATCAGGAGTTGACCAACCACAGCCCCCCAAAAAACCTGCCGAACACCAAAATGGACAAAAACGTCACAATTTGCACGAATTGTTTCGACTGGGAAGCATGCGACAGGCTTTACACAACCGCCAGTTCTCTAGATCCCCTAAATCTCCCTAACACTGTATGCCGATGATTCGGGAAACCGGACATTTTACGGGCTCCAAACCAATTGTATTTTTGGAAGCCAATCTTAACTTTTTTTGGAAATAATGTTTCCGCCATCATTTCCTATGATCAACATCAGAACAGCTATCACTAACCTTGATTTGGATGAGGACTTTACTTCAATTAGTCAGAGGCAAAAGACACTGATTATTCCGTACCTGACCCAAATTCCCGACACTCATAGAAGGCAAAGATATAGAGGTACCTTGATTAGACTATGGCGGTGAGAATAAAATAAGTCTCTACCCTTCTATTGGCGAATAAACAGTcgctggagaataaactggacgagctctgatcgagactatcctatcaacgggacatTCAGAACTGGGTGAGACTCAACAGCTGGTGAgcaatctctaatattaaggaagtctctcctggtcGCTTTAGTTAGAATagctcatgataagctgtaaaaCAACCCATACAACATTTTTTTTGTACTTTTCATAGGTATCCATTTACTACCACAAACTGAAAACTGATGCTGGCACCAaaaccgcactcaacgagctgtataggaGTCATAAGCAAATAAGAAAATGCTTATCCAGTGGCTGCGCTCCTAGTGgctgctgatgttaatgtaagaAAACTGAAATCTGTttcacctcatttctaccagcatgtcacctacAGACGTATACAAGGCTCACCCCCCATTTGGCAAATTTGACCATAACTCTAGCCTtccgattcctgcttacaataAAATTAATTAATAGGTGCATTGACGACATCGTCCTACAgtaactgtacgtacatatcacaaatagaagccatggattacaggcagcatccacaTTGAACTAAAAGCTAGAGCTGCCGctcgagacagcctatagggaggtctgagacctggccatgtgatgccaggacaacgTCTCCCTCAAAGTGGGCAagagggacactaatccggacgcatATAAGAAAccgtcaaacaggcaaagtgtcaacaCATGACTAAAaccgaatcctactacaccgactCTGACGCTCATAggatgtggcaaggcttgcaaactatcacagacaaaaaaaaaagagGCAAACCCGgccatgagctgcccagtgactaGCAAACTATTTGAATGCCTTTATGCTCGCTTGAGGCAAGCAACATTGAACCATGCGTGAGTGCaacagctgttccggacgactgtatgATCACGTTCTCTGGCCGACGTGAGTATGACCTTTAAACAGGGTAACATTCAcgaggccacagggccagacggattaccaggacaggtactcagagcatgtgctgatCAGCTGACAAGTATATTCACTGACAtttttcaacctcttcctgacccagtctgtaatacctacaagTTTCAAGCAAATCATAATTGTACCTGTACCCAAGAACACCAAGTGAACCTGTATAAATGACTACCGCAGCGCAGCagtcacatctgtagccatgaaatgcctTGAAAGGCTTCTCATGGCTcaaacaccatcatcccagaaaccctggaccaACTCCAactcacataccgccccaacagatcgacagacgacgcaatctctattgccctCTACACTGCCATTTCCCACCTACACAAAGGGAACATCTACGTGAGaaagctgttcattgactacagctcagcgttcaacactatgTGTGTCTTTCAAGCTCATCCCTAAACTAACGACCctgaacaccttcctctgcagctggatcctggacttcctgacagacgAACCCCCCCCcctcaggtggtaagagtaggcatcaacacatccgccatgctgaccctcaacacaggggccccttaggggtgcgtgctcagtcccctccaattcacccatgactgtgtggccacgcacatATCCAACACGATCATGAAATTTGCCGACGACACAAAGGTGGTAGCTCTGATCACCGtcgacaatgagacagcctatagggaagaggtcagagacctggcagtgtgatgccaggacaaccACTCCCTCAACGtgggcaagacaaaggagcttatCGTAGGAATGAAACGGAGGGCCAAACACaccccccattcacatcgacaaggctgtagtggagtgagagcttcaagttcctcggtatCCACGTCAataaggacctatcatggtccaaacacatcacaGTATTGAAGAGTGTAGGACAACGCCTCttctccctcaggaggctgaaaatatttggcatatTTGGTACCCccatgccataagactgctgaacaact belongs to Oncorhynchus keta strain PuntledgeMale-10-30-2019 chromosome 9, Oket_V2, whole genome shotgun sequence and includes:
- the LOC118387472 gene encoding sarcoplasmic/endoplasmic reticulum calcium ATPase 2 isoform X1 — encoded protein: MENAHTKTVEEVYSHFNVNESTGLGLDQVKRQREKWGPNELPAEEGKSLWELVAEQFGDLLVRILLLAACISFVLAWFEEGEETITAFVEPFVILLILIANAIVGVWQERNAENAIEALKEYEPEMGKVYRQDRKSVQRIKSKDLVPGDIVEVAVGDKVPADIRLTSIKSTTLRVDQSILTGESVSVIKHTDPVPDPRAVNQDKKNMLFCGTNIAAGKAVGVVMATGVNTEIGKIRDEMASTEQERTPLQQKLDEFGEQLSKVISLICIAVWLINIGHFSDPVHGGSWIRGAVYYFKIAVALAVAAIPEGLPAVITTCLALGTRRMAKKNAIVRSLPSVETLGCTSVICSDKTGTLTTNQMSVCRMFVIDQAAGDSCSLKEFTITGSTYAPEGQVYHDGKPVKSSQYDGLVEMASICALCNDSSLDYNEIKGVYEKVGEATETALTCLVEKMNVFDTDVKGLSKIERANACNSVIKQLMKKEFTLEFSRDRKSMSVYCTPNKAHSSIGKMFVKGAPEGVLDRCTHIRVGGNKVPLTPGIKDKVLSVIREYGTGRDTLRCLALATKDNPIAKEDMVLEDSNRFIEYEMDLTFVGCVGMLDPPRAEVAASIKLCRLAGIRVIMITGDNKGTAIAICRRIGIFSDKDDVSSMAFTGREFDDLSPAAQRDAVVNARCFARVEPSHKSKIVEFLQSMDEITAMTGDGVNDAPALKKAEIGIAMGSGTAVAKSASEMVLADDNFSTIVAAVEEGRAIYNNMKQFIRYLISSNVGEVVCIFLTAALGFPEALIPVQLLWVNLVTDGLPATALGFNPPDLDIMNKVPRNAREPLISGWLFFRYLAIGCYVGVATVGAATWWFVAAEDGPRITFYQLSHFLQCGPDNPEFDGLKCELFESPYPMTMALSVLVTIEMCNALNSVSENQSLLRMPPWENVWLLGAICLSMSLHFLILYVEPLPIIFQITPLNLTQWLMVLKLSLPVLLLDEVLKLAARNYMENYPGKELEKPSSKGCSLSACMEGISWPFVALTLPLVLWIYSTDTNMADMFWS
- the LOC118387472 gene encoding sarcoplasmic/endoplasmic reticulum calcium ATPase 2 isoform X3, with translation MSQVASLVVILVLAWFEEGEETITAFVEPFVILLILIANAIVGVWQERNAENAIEALKEYEPEMGKVYRQDRKSVQRIKSKDLVPGDIVEVAVGDKVPADIRLTSIKSTTLRVDQSILTGESVSVIKHTDPVPDPRAVNQDKKNMLFCGTNIAAGKAVGVVMATGVNTEIGKIRDEMASTEQERTPLQQKLDEFGEQLSKVISLICIAVWLINIGHFSDPVHGGSWIRGAVYYFKIAVALAVAAIPEGLPAVITTCLALGTRRMAKKNAIVRSLPSVETLGCTSVICSDKTGTLTTNQMSVCRMFVIDQAAGDSCSLKEFTITGSTYAPEGQVYHDGKPVKSSQYDGLVEMASICALCNDSSLDYNEIKGVYEKVGEATETALTCLVEKMNVFDTDVKGLSKIERANACNSVIKQLMKKEFTLEFSRDRKSMSVYCTPNKAHSSIGKMFVKGAPEGVLDRCTHIRVGGNKVPLTPGIKDKVLSVIREYGTGRDTLRCLALATKDNPIAKEDMVLEDSNRFIEYEMDLTFVGCVGMLDPPRAEVAASIKLCRLAGIRVIMITGDNKGTAIAICRRIGIFSDKDDVSSMAFTGREFDDLSPAAQRDAVVNARCFARVEPSHKSKIVEFLQSMDEITAMTGDGVNDAPALKKAEIGIAMGSGTAVAKSASEMVLADDNFSTIVAAVEEGRAIYNNMKQFIRYLISSNVGEVVCIFLTAALGFPEALIPVQLLWVNLVTDGLPATALGFNPPDLDIMNKVPRNAREPLISGWLFFRYLAIGCYVGVATVGAATWWFVAAEDGPRITFYQLSHFLQCGPDNPEFDGLKCELFESPYPMTMALSVLVTIEMCNALNSVSENQSLLRMPPWENVWLLGAICLSMSLHFLILYVEPLPIIFQITPLNLTQWLMVLKLSLPVLLLDEVLKLAARNYMENYPGKELEKPSSKGCSLSACMEGISWPFVALTLPLVLWIYSTDTNMADMFWS
- the LOC118387472 gene encoding sarcoplasmic/endoplasmic reticulum calcium ATPase 2 isoform X2 — translated: MENAHTKTVEEVYSHFNVNESTGLGLDQVKRQREKWGPNELPAEEGKSLWELVAEQFGDLLVRILLLAACISFVLAWFEEGEETITAFVEPFVILLILIANAIVGVWQERNAENAIEALKEYEPEMGKVYRQDRKSVQRIKSKDLVPGDIVEVAVGDKVPADIRLTSIKSTTLRVDQSILTGESVSVIKHTDPVPDPRAVNQDKKNMLFCGTNIAAGKAVGVVMATGVNTEIGKIRDEMASTEQERTPLQQKLDEFGEQLSKVISLICIAVWLINIGHFSDPVHGGSWIRGAVYYFKIAVALAVAAIPEGLPAVITTCLALGTRRMAKKNAIVRSLPSVETLGCTSVICSDKTGTLTTNQMSVCRMFVIDQAAGDSCSLKEFTITGSTYAPEGQVYHDGKPVKSSQYDGLVEMASICALCNDSSLDYNEIKGVYEKVGEATETALTCLVEKMNVFDTDVKGLSKIERANACNSVIKQLMKKEFTLEFSRDRKSMSVYCTPNKAHSSIGKMFVKGAPEGVLDRCTHIRVGGNKVPLTPGIKDKVLSVIREYGTGRDTLRCLALATKDNPIAKEDMVLEDSNRFIEYEMDLTFVGCVGMLDPPRAEVAASIKLCRLAGIRVIMITGDNKGTAIAICRRIGIFSDKDDVSSMAFTGREFDDLSPAAQRDAVVNARCFARVEPSHKSKIVEFLQSMDEITAMTGDGVNDAPALKKAEIGIAMGSGTAVAKSASEMVLADDNFSTIVAAVEEGRAIYNNMKQFIRYLISSNVGEVVCIFLTAALGFPEALIPVQLLWVNLVTDGLPATALGFNPPDLDIMNKVPRNAREPLISGWLFFRYLAIGCYVGVATVGAATWWFVAAEDGPRITFYQLSHFLQCGPDNPEFDGLKCELFESPYPMTMALSVLVTIEMCNALNSVSENQSLLRMPPWENVWLLGAICLSMSLHFLILYVEPLPIIFQITPLNLTQWLMVLKLSLPVLLLDEVLKLAARNYMENYPGDD